The following proteins are encoded in a genomic region of Saccharopolyspora antimicrobica:
- a CDS encoding TetR/AcrR family transcriptional regulator — protein sequence MVAQHHEDTPGAVWFREPQRRRKTPALNRDRIIRAAVDRLDRDGIEGLSLRKIAADLDVHATSLYWHVATKGDLLDLALDEVFAEIALPDAPSSVDWTDVLLAYMRQLRAMLLRHPWAGSLASTRPLAGPHALARSESVYAALDEAGLEGDALAAAAAAVSNLAIATASTQAAWARQPEAASREALHQRIARERDRYPTLAKHLESHLDGWDSQFEITARTFVEGLEARYR from the coding sequence ATGGTCGCGCAACACCACGAGGACACCCCCGGCGCAGTGTGGTTCCGCGAGCCGCAGCGGCGCCGCAAAACCCCTGCGCTCAACCGGGATCGGATCATCCGAGCCGCTGTCGACCGCCTCGACCGCGACGGGATCGAAGGCCTGAGCCTGCGCAAGATCGCCGCCGACCTCGACGTCCACGCCACGAGCCTGTACTGGCATGTGGCCACCAAGGGGGACCTCCTCGACCTCGCGCTCGACGAGGTGTTCGCCGAGATCGCGCTCCCCGACGCGCCTAGCTCGGTGGACTGGACCGACGTGCTGCTGGCCTACATGCGCCAGCTCCGCGCGATGCTCCTGCGCCACCCGTGGGCGGGCTCGCTCGCCAGCACCCGCCCCTTGGCCGGACCGCACGCGCTGGCGCGATCCGAATCGGTCTACGCCGCGCTCGACGAGGCCGGCCTCGAAGGCGATGCGCTCGCGGCCGCGGCAGCAGCCGTGTCCAACCTCGCCATCGCGACGGCCTCGACCCAAGCCGCCTGGGCCCGGCAACCCGAAGCGGCCAGCCGCGAAGCCCTCCACCAACGCATCGCGCGAGAACGAGACCGCTACCCGACGCTGGCCAAGCACCTCGAAAGCCACCTCGACGGCTGGGACTCGCAGTTCGAGATCACCGCCCGGACCTTCGTCGAGGGACTCGAAGCCCGGTATCGGTAG